The genomic DNA GGTCTACAGACTTGCGTACGAGCTGGGCTGCAAGGGGATCACTGTGTACAGATACGGCTCCAGGGAGCAGGTGCTCTACCTCGGAGAGCCAGACGCCCTCGCGAACGGCTGCAGGTTCTGCGGTGGATGAGTGAGTCTCTCTTTGAATCCCCCGATCATCCTGCCAAAACAAACCACCTCAACGAAGCTGAACAGATGCCGCGCATATCCCTCTGCAGGATCTCTCCGACTCATATCCCGAGATGCCTCATGAGATCCTTCGCGCTCAGTGTGTTTATCACATTAGATGGCTCCAGCCATCCCCGGCGTGCAACCGTAACACCGTATCGCATGAAGCCCAGCTGATCGGGTGAATGGGCGTCTGTGCTGATCGCCATCCTCACACCCATCTCCTTAGCGCGCCTCGCCCATTCATCACTGAGATCCAGCCTCTCAGGGTATGCATTGATCTCCATGATCGTGCCTGTCCTGGCAGCAGTCTCGAGAATCAAATCCATATCGACCCGGTATGGCTCCCTCCTCCCTATGATCCGCCCCGTGGGATGCGCGATTATATCGACGTGCTCGTTCTCCATCGCGGCCACAAGCCTGCTGTTGATCTCTCGCTCCTTCTGGCTCTGTGCCATGTGGATCGCTGCCACCACCACATCACATCTCTCCAGAATCTCATCCCTGTAATCCAGGCTGCCATCCGCCCTTATATCAACCTCTGTTCCAGCAAGTATCCTAAATCCCTCGAGACCCTCGTTCATTCTGTATATCGTCTCCACCTTCTCCAGGAGCCTCTCCTCAGAGATGCCTCCGGCTATCCCGACGCTCGGCGAGTGGTCTGTGATTGCTATGTACTCATACCCCAGCGATCTCGCGTGAGAGACCATCTCCTCGATGGATCCGACGCCATCAGACCATGTGCTATGGACATGGAGATCTCCTTTTATGCTGGACAGATCCACAAGCTCAGGGAGTCGATTGGCAAGCGCAGCCTCGATCTCACCGCGATCCTCCCTCAGCTCAGGGGGTATGTACTGCATGCCAAGCGCCTTGTACACATCCTCCTCGCGATCGAAGAAGAGCTCCTCTCCTGTGTCCAGCCTCTTGAGGGAGTACTCTGAGAGAGAGTAACCGCGCTGTAGTGCTATGCCGCGCAGCTTCACGTTGTGCTCCTTCGAGCCCGTGAAGTACTGGAGCAGGGTTCCGTATGATCTCGGCTCGACGATCCTCAGATCGACCTGAACAGTGCCCTCGATGATGATGCTGGCCTTCGTCGGGCCCTGGCCCAGAATATCATCGACCATCGGCATGCGAACGAAAGCAGCTATCGACTCTGATGGCCTTGATGATGTCGCCAGGATGTCTATATCCCCAACGGTCTCCTTACCCCTCCGGTAGCTCCCGGCAACGGTGATGTTGCTCAGCCCCTCAATACCCTCCAGGTGTCTCATGATATGCTCAACGATGCGCACAGCGACGCTGAGCGGTATGCGTGTGGAGCGCCTCCTGTGCCGCTCTATCGCCTTCAGTATGTTTGCCTCTTTCGTCGGCCCCATGCCGGGAAGCCTTCGGATTCTGTGCTGCCGCGCAGCAGCCTCGAGCTCATCAACTGTTGATACACCGAGCTTCTCGTGGAGGAGCGCGACAGTCTTGGGTCCCACGCCCTGGAGCTGGAGCAGCTCCTTCATGCCCTTCGGTGTGGAAGAGACGAGATCGTCATACGCTTTTATGTGGCCTGTTGTGAGGTACTCTGAGATCTTCTCTGCAATCGCCTTTCCAACCCCAGGTATTCTGTCAAGCTCTCCACGCCTCCAGACATCCTCGATATCCTCTTTAAGAGACTCGATGGCTCTCGCGGCTCTGCTGTAGGCTATCACCTTGAAGCGGTTCTCCCCTCTGATCTCCAGCAGCTCCCCCATCTCATAGAGTATGGCCGCGATCTCCTTGTTTCTCACATGATTAAATCGTACAAGGTGGTATAACAAACTTGGCTCATGTGGCTTCATGGCTGAGATCGATCCGCTCTGCGCGCAAACTCACAAAATCCATTGCAGCACAGGTTCCAGTGCTCTTTGGTTGTCTCGAAGGGCCTGGAATCTCAGATCACAACTTCCAAAAACAGCTCATCTCAGCTTATCCAGTGCTGAGCATGATGGAT from Methanothrix thermoacetophila PT includes the following:
- the polX gene encoding DNA polymerase/3'-5' exonuclease PolX, which encodes MRNKEIAAILYEMGELLEIRGENRFKVIAYSRAARAIESLKEDIEDVWRRGELDRIPGVGKAIAEKISEYLTTGHIKAYDDLVSSTPKGMKELLQLQGVGPKTVALLHEKLGVSTVDELEAAARQHRIRRLPGMGPTKEANILKAIERHRRRSTRIPLSVAVRIVEHIMRHLEGIEGLSNITVAGSYRRGKETVGDIDILATSSRPSESIAAFVRMPMVDDILGQGPTKASIIIEGTVQVDLRIVEPRSYGTLLQYFTGSKEHNVKLRGIALQRGYSLSEYSLKRLDTGEELFFDREEDVYKALGMQYIPPELREDRGEIEAALANRLPELVDLSSIKGDLHVHSTWSDGVGSIEEMVSHARSLGYEYIAITDHSPSVGIAGGISEERLLEKVETIYRMNEGLEGFRILAGTEVDIRADGSLDYRDEILERCDVVVAAIHMAQSQKEREINSRLVAAMENEHVDIIAHPTGRIIGRREPYRVDMDLILETAARTGTIMEINAYPERLDLSDEWARRAKEMGVRMAISTDAHSPDQLGFMRYGVTVARRGWLEPSNVINTLSAKDLMRHLGI